The proteins below come from a single Streptomyces sp. WMMB303 genomic window:
- a CDS encoding DUF4326 domain-containing protein, whose product MPKAFDPEMNGGRQLDLLDLVVAAEPEPARVAGPAPGPTTVVCLKGRRGDPSIADVLYVGRPMYQGGWKLAGHLLANPYRVGRDGTPEQVVARYEQWLDQHADLVARELPKLRGRRLGCWCAEGQPCHARVLARRADEGAR is encoded by the coding sequence ATGCCGAAGGCCTTCGATCCTGAGATGAACGGCGGACGCCAGCTGGACCTGCTGGACCTAGTCGTCGCCGCCGAGCCGGAGCCCGCCCGCGTGGCGGGCCCGGCCCCCGGGCCGACCACCGTGGTCTGCCTCAAGGGCCGCCGGGGCGATCCCTCCATCGCGGACGTGCTCTACGTCGGGCGCCCCATGTACCAGGGCGGTTGGAAGCTGGCCGGTCACCTGCTCGCCAACCCGTACCGGGTCGGCCGTGACGGCACGCCGGAGCAGGTCGTCGCACGGTACGAGCAGTGGCTGGACCAGCACGCCGACCTCGTAGCCCGAGAGCTGCCCAAGCTGCGCGGCCGACGCCTGGGCTGCTGGTGCGCCGAGGGACAGCCGTGCCACGCCCGGGTGCTGGCCCGCCGAGCCGATGAGGGTGCGCGATGA
- a CDS encoding DnaB-like helicase N-terminal domain-containing protein gives MTRLTRRAEEALLGAALFRPEILPAMQWVPPGAFSRPDHGALWRTLHAIDFSQVPRAEIPAVVTRAVERIEDRGIRNCLSPQRLQQLAGACPNPRTAALYGGMTVEGGVHRAVEDTGDRLRAAAQQADVEQAGDTVGQAQVARERFASLHQAWLSTPEQVRVLLDTQHDQRLPEPEAQQARRPERLDLQAEFDVVASLQWDSRQVGDIPWLQDQDFADPALRTAYGAITALHERQSPVDDLTVAWEAARRGGPQPSEQLLADLARHGSGGIAAHAGARVLSTAALDRLETAGGQVRDAGRSPALAPSALVVRAEQSLQPSLTDERRIHHAEREPELADGKEPSPPAHPAHEVPALSEMEM, from the coding sequence ATGACCCGGCTGACGCGGCGTGCGGAAGAGGCGTTACTGGGAGCGGCTCTCTTCCGTCCCGAGATCCTCCCGGCGATGCAGTGGGTACCGCCCGGTGCCTTCTCCCGCCCCGATCACGGCGCTCTGTGGCGGACGCTCCACGCGATCGACTTCTCCCAGGTTCCGCGCGCGGAGATTCCGGCCGTTGTGACCAGGGCCGTGGAGCGGATCGAGGACCGGGGCATCCGGAACTGCCTGTCGCCCCAGCGTCTCCAGCAGCTGGCCGGCGCCTGCCCGAACCCGCGCACTGCTGCGCTGTACGGCGGCATGACGGTCGAGGGAGGCGTGCACCGCGCGGTCGAGGACACCGGAGACCGGCTGCGGGCCGCTGCCCAGCAGGCCGATGTCGAGCAGGCCGGTGACACGGTCGGCCAGGCGCAGGTTGCCCGGGAGCGGTTCGCCTCGCTGCACCAGGCGTGGCTCAGCACCCCGGAGCAGGTGCGGGTGCTGCTGGACACCCAGCACGACCAGCGGCTGCCGGAGCCGGAGGCTCAGCAGGCCCGGCGCCCGGAGCGGCTGGACCTGCAGGCCGAGTTCGACGTCGTGGCCTCCTTGCAGTGGGACTCCCGCCAGGTGGGGGACATCCCCTGGCTGCAGGACCAGGACTTCGCCGACCCTGCACTGCGCACCGCCTACGGCGCGATCACCGCGCTGCACGAGCGCCAGTCCCCGGTCGATGACCTGACTGTGGCGTGGGAGGCCGCCCGTCGCGGGGGCCCGCAGCCCAGCGAACAGCTGCTGGCCGACCTCGCCCGGCACGGAAGCGGGGGCATCGCAGCCCACGCGGGTGCACGTGTTCTGAGTACCGCGGCGCTGGACCGCCTGGAGACAGCAGGGGGGCAGGTGCGCGATGCCGGACGCTCCCCCGCCCTGGCTCCCAGCGCTCTGGTCGTCCGCGCTGAGCAGTCCCTGCAGCCCTCTCTCACCGACGAGCGGCGCATCCACCACGCCGAGCGCGAGCCCGAGCTGGCCGACGGCAAGGAGCCCTCCCCACCGGCTCACCCCGCACATGAAGTCCCCGCCCTTTCCGAGATGGAGATGTGA